The following proteins are encoded in a genomic region of Methylovorus glucosotrophus:
- a CDS encoding glutathione S-transferase family protein, with protein sequence MKLYYSLTSPYARKVRVVAAEKRIDIEMVQVVLSDPDCPVPDHNPLGKIPVLVLDDGESIFDSRVIVEFLDHRTPVAHLIPQDHGQKIRVRRWEALADGVCDAAVAVIMEGRRAPEKQDAAALEKQMGKVTRGLAAMNDELGAAKWCVNGNFSLADIALGCVLGYLDLRYAHLGWKDTYPNLARHYAAMLQRPSFKDTMPPAQ encoded by the coding sequence ATGAAGCTCTATTACTCACTCACCAGCCCTTATGCCCGCAAAGTTCGTGTGGTCGCTGCCGAAAAACGGATTGATATCGAGATGGTGCAGGTGGTGCTCTCTGACCCTGACTGTCCCGTGCCTGACCATAATCCCTTGGGCAAGATACCCGTTCTGGTGCTGGATGATGGGGAGAGCATTTTTGATTCGCGCGTGATCGTCGAATTTCTGGATCACCGTACCCCGGTGGCTCACCTGATCCCGCAGGATCATGGGCAGAAAATTCGCGTTCGTCGCTGGGAAGCCCTGGCCGATGGCGTGTGCGATGCCGCCGTGGCGGTGATCATGGAAGGTCGCCGTGCGCCTGAAAAGCAGGATGCGGCTGCGCTGGAAAAACAGATGGGTAAAGTCACGCGCGGCCTTGCAGCCATGAATGATGAACTGGGCGCGGCCAAATGGTGTGTCAACGGCAACTTCAGTCTCGCGGACATTGCACTGGGCTGTGTGCTGGGCTACCTGGATCTGCGCTATGCCCATCTTGGCTGGAAGGACACCTACCCCAACCTGGCACGGCATTATGCGGCCATGCTGCAACGCCCCTCGTTCAAGGATACGATGCCACCCGCCCAATAA
- the nadC gene encoding carboxylating nicotinate-nucleotide diphosphorylase, with protein sequence MTTTLSVPLLSPELQSAIQRNIEAAIAEDIGSGDLTASLVPADQHAHATLISREPAIICGIPWVEACFARLAPQARLQWQISEGAEVSAGQTLCIITGNARQILTAERCALNFLQTLSATATVTARYVQAVQGTKARILDTRKTLPGLRMAQKYAVTVGGGLNQRMGLYDGILIKENHIAAAGSIAAVMQAAIKLSSHASLQIEVESLAQLEEALAAGAELILLDNFDLAGMREAVALNAGRAILEASGGVELETVRDIAETGVDRISIGGLTKHVHAIDLSLRFQD encoded by the coding sequence ATGACCACCACCCTATCCGTTCCCCTGCTCTCCCCCGAATTACAAAGCGCGATCCAGCGCAATATCGAGGCGGCCATTGCCGAAGACATTGGCAGCGGCGACCTGACCGCGAGTCTGGTACCCGCCGACCAGCATGCGCATGCCACCTTGATCAGCCGCGAGCCGGCGATAATATGCGGCATTCCCTGGGTGGAGGCCTGCTTTGCGCGATTGGCTCCGCAAGCCAGGCTGCAGTGGCAGATCAGCGAAGGGGCTGAAGTCAGCGCCGGACAAACCTTGTGCATCATCACTGGCAATGCCCGACAAATTCTGACTGCCGAGCGCTGCGCGCTGAATTTCCTGCAGACCTTATCGGCGACCGCCACGGTCACCGCGCGCTACGTGCAAGCGGTGCAGGGCACCAAAGCGCGAATTCTGGATACCCGTAAAACCCTGCCCGGACTGCGCATGGCACAAAAATATGCGGTCACCGTCGGCGGTGGCTTGAACCAGCGCATGGGCTTGTACGATGGCATTCTGATCAAGGAAAATCATATTGCCGCTGCAGGCAGCATTGCGGCGGTGATGCAAGCCGCCATCAAATTGAGCTCGCATGCCAGCCTGCAGATTGAGGTGGAATCCCTGGCTCAGCTTGAAGAAGCGCTGGCCGCAGGTGCAGAATTAATTCTGCTGGATAACTTTGATCTGGCCGGCATGCGCGAGGCAGTGGCACTGAATGCCGGACGTGCCATTCTGGAAGCATCGGGGGGAGTGGAGCTGGAGACCGTGCGCGACATTGCGGAAACCGGTGTGGACCGCATTTCCATTGGCGGCCTGACCAAACACGTACATGCGATAGACTTATCGCTCCGGTTTCAAGACTGA